A DNA window from Moorella thermoacetica contains the following coding sequences:
- a CDS encoding response regulator — MAIRVMLVDDHALVREGLRALLEREGDIEVVGETGSAAGVLALAEESRPEVVVMDLQLGAGRNGVEATRELVEKKPEIKVVILSMYDDEELVFRALESGARGYVLKRAGIEELTTAIRLVARGEAYLDPQIARRVIEGLQERLPFTRASRPEGPELTERELEVLRLAAEGLTNAEIARRLVISVKTVQAHRANIMQKLGLHDRVDLVKYAIKNGILKLDSG; from the coding sequence ATGGCCATTCGCGTTATGCTGGTCGATGATCATGCTCTGGTCCGGGAAGGGCTCAGGGCCCTCCTGGAGCGAGAAGGGGACATTGAAGTAGTGGGTGAGACTGGCTCGGCTGCCGGAGTGCTGGCCCTGGCAGAAGAGTCCCGGCCGGAGGTAGTAGTTATGGATCTCCAGCTGGGCGCGGGCCGGAACGGTGTCGAGGCCACCAGGGAGCTGGTAGAGAAAAAACCGGAAATCAAGGTCGTTATCCTCAGTATGTATGACGATGAAGAGCTGGTCTTCCGCGCCCTGGAGTCGGGGGCCAGGGGTTACGTGCTAAAACGGGCCGGGATTGAGGAACTGACAACGGCCATCCGCCTGGTAGCCAGGGGGGAGGCTTACCTGGATCCCCAGATAGCGCGACGGGTGATAGAGGGCCTGCAAGAAAGGCTGCCCTTCACCAGGGCGTCCCGGCCGGAAGGACCGGAGCTTACCGAGCGGGAGTTAGAGGTGCTGCGCCTGGCCGCGGAGGGCCTGACTAACGCTGAGATCGCCCGGCGCCTGGTCATCAGCGTTAAAACCGTCCAGGCCCACCGGGCCAATATCATGCAAAAGCTGGGCCTCCACGACCGGGTAGACCTGGTCAAATACGCCATTAAAAACGGAATCCTCAAGCTGGATTCCGGCTGA
- a CDS encoding pyridoxal-phosphate-dependent aminotransferase family protein, which produces MTDKQILLLPGPTPVPPQVALAMARPAINHRGPEFKALWAEVTSGLKDVFQTRAEVVILTASGTGGMEAAVANLISPGEKVLVVTIGAFGERFVQICRAFNVEAEVVAFPYGQAADPEVIAERLAADTGHEIKAILVQHNETSTGVLNDIQAISRARGDHPALLIVDSISGLAAADLPMDAWHIDVVIAGSQKAFMLPPGLTMLAVGERAWQAAEKCSNQRFYLDIKKARNSGLKGQTPFTPAVPLLYGLQESLRLLKAETLAGSYARHALMRDMVRAGVRALGLKLLADEAIASPAVTAVCVPEGMKPADIINPLRERFGVVVAGGQGAVKDQVFRIGHLGYVSFNAILAGLAALEAVLADAGVPVTRGAAVAAASTILSESEAVDK; this is translated from the coding sequence GTGACTGACAAGCAGATCCTGCTCTTGCCCGGGCCGACGCCGGTGCCGCCGCAGGTGGCCCTGGCCATGGCACGTCCGGCGATAAACCACCGCGGCCCGGAGTTTAAAGCCCTGTGGGCGGAAGTTACCTCGGGGTTAAAGGACGTTTTCCAGACCCGCGCGGAGGTGGTGATTTTAACCGCTTCCGGTACAGGTGGCATGGAAGCTGCCGTAGCCAATCTCATTTCCCCCGGTGAGAAGGTGCTGGTCGTGACCATCGGCGCCTTTGGCGAGCGCTTCGTCCAGATCTGCCGGGCCTTTAACGTGGAGGCGGAGGTCGTAGCCTTCCCCTACGGCCAGGCTGCCGACCCGGAGGTTATAGCAGAGCGTCTGGCAGCCGACACCGGGCATGAGATTAAAGCCATCCTGGTCCAGCATAACGAGACCTCGACAGGAGTTTTAAACGATATCCAGGCTATTAGCCGTGCCCGGGGGGATCATCCGGCTTTGCTTATCGTGGACAGCATCAGCGGCCTGGCGGCGGCTGATTTGCCCATGGACGCCTGGCATATCGATGTGGTTATCGCCGGTTCCCAGAAAGCCTTTATGCTGCCCCCGGGATTAACCATGCTGGCTGTGGGCGAGCGCGCCTGGCAGGCGGCTGAGAAATGCTCCAACCAACGTTTTTACCTGGATATTAAAAAAGCAAGAAATTCGGGCCTGAAGGGCCAGACGCCCTTTACCCCGGCCGTTCCCTTGCTATATGGTTTACAAGAATCCCTGCGGCTGCTAAAGGCCGAGACCCTGGCCGGCAGCTATGCCCGTCACGCTTTGATGCGGGACATGGTGCGGGCCGGGGTTCGCGCCCTGGGCCTGAAGCTCCTGGCCGACGAGGCAATAGCCTCGCCGGCGGTGACCGCTGTCTGTGTCCCAGAGGGGATGAAACCGGCGGATATAATCAATCCCCTGCGGGAAAGATTTGGCGTGGTCGTGGCCGGGGGCCAGGGAGCCGTTAAAGACCAGGTCTTCCGCATCGGCCACTTAGGGTATGTGAGCTTTAACGCCATCCTGGCCGGACTGGCCGCTCTGGAGGCCGTTCTGGCCGACGCCGGGGTACCGGTGACCCGGGGTGCGGCAGTGGCGGCAGCCAGTACTATTTTAAGTGAAAGTGAGGCTGTAGATAAGTAA
- a CDS encoding sensor histidine kinase translates to MDPALHALTDQYWYWSLFFFIYGLSFFLMGFGILIRSRWGSNLSLGRRLPSLAVFGLLHGATEWGYIFIPARVVAEGWQTLRGALLTGGHALLLALSYTFLLAFGLNLMVDTRNWPGWVRTLPAVFLGGWGLIFFLTFPGGGAATGPWLVSGDVTARYLLAVPGSILSALAILAQVEELARLRRRSLRFCLIGSAMALFLYTFAGGLMVPPASFFPANVLNTGLLMSLGLPAPVLRILSSVLVAYFIFRLLEVYDAEEQRYRETVREREMIWREREKIRRDLHDGVIQSIYGLALGLEHSRNLLADNPAAAADRLKVLTGQAEGIINDLRGYLAGLHLGRELPADPVAIIKEQVINLARGTELEIKWQIKGAAQGGLDSEQRDHLYHMVAEICSNIRRHARASWVRVQVDLGGEGFKVTIKDNGTGLLGTVPDHGQGLINLRQRAALAGGWLEIASSPGRGTTVTFWLPYSIGGGREGDGHSRYAGR, encoded by the coding sequence ATGGACCCGGCCCTCCACGCCCTTACCGACCAGTACTGGTACTGGTCCCTGTTTTTCTTCATTTACGGCCTGTCCTTCTTCCTGATGGGCTTTGGCATCCTCATCCGTTCCAGGTGGGGAAGTAACCTCAGCCTGGGACGGCGGTTACCCTCCCTGGCCGTCTTTGGCCTGTTGCACGGGGCCACGGAATGGGGTTATATCTTCATTCCGGCCCGGGTGGTAGCCGAGGGCTGGCAAACCTTGCGGGGGGCCCTTTTAACCGGCGGCCATGCTTTACTTCTAGCCCTTTCCTATACCTTTCTCCTGGCCTTTGGCCTCAACCTTATGGTCGATACCAGGAACTGGCCCGGCTGGGTTAGAACCCTGCCGGCAGTTTTCCTGGGTGGCTGGGGTCTGATTTTTTTCCTCACCTTTCCCGGCGGCGGGGCAGCCACGGGGCCGTGGCTTGTTTCCGGAGACGTAACGGCCCGTTATTTACTGGCAGTACCGGGGTCGATCTTGAGCGCCCTGGCCATCCTGGCCCAGGTGGAGGAGCTGGCCCGGTTACGGCGCCGTTCCTTGAGGTTTTGCCTGATTGGCTCAGCTATGGCTTTATTCCTCTATACCTTTGCCGGTGGCCTGATGGTGCCGCCGGCGTCCTTCTTCCCGGCCAACGTCCTGAATACGGGCCTTCTAATGTCCCTTGGCCTGCCGGCCCCGGTCCTGCGCATCCTCAGCAGCGTCCTGGTTGCCTACTTTATCTTCCGCCTCCTGGAGGTTTATGACGCCGAGGAGCAACGTTACCGGGAGACAGTTAGGGAGCGGGAGATGATCTGGCGGGAAAGGGAAAAGATTCGCCGGGATCTCCACGACGGGGTTATCCAGTCCATTTACGGCCTGGCCCTGGGCCTGGAGCATAGCCGCAACCTTCTCGCTGACAACCCGGCGGCAGCAGCCGACAGGTTAAAGGTCTTGACCGGCCAGGCGGAAGGGATAATCAACGACTTGCGGGGATACCTGGCCGGGTTGCACCTGGGCCGGGAACTGCCGGCCGATCCGGTGGCCATTATCAAAGAACAGGTGATCAATCTGGCCCGGGGTACAGAATTGGAGATCAAATGGCAAATTAAGGGGGCAGCCCAGGGCGGCCTGGATAGTGAACAGCGGGACCACCTCTACCATATGGTGGCGGAGATCTGCAGTAATATCCGTCGCCATGCCCGGGCCAGCTGGGTCCGGGTCCAGGTGGATCTAGGTGGGGAGGGTTTTAAGGTTACAATAAAAGATAACGGCACCGGCCTGTTGGGAACAGTGCCAGACCACGGCCAGGGGTTAATCAACCTGCGGCAGAGGGCGGCCCTGGCCGGGGGCTGGCTGGAAATAGCAAGCTCACCCGGTCGGGGCACGACGGTAACCTTCTGGTTGCCTTACTCTATCGGCGGCGGGAGGGAAGGGGATGGCCATTCGCGTTATGCTGGTCGATGA
- the serS gene encoding serine--tRNA ligase translates to MLDIRVVRQDPEGVARGLARRGLAAGLEHFLELDARRRNLLVEVEGLKNRRNQVSAEVARLKKSGQDATELIASMREVGERIKELDEKVRAVEEELRQEMLKLPNIPHASVPDGLSDADNKPVRHWGELPRFKFEPRPHWEIAENLGIVDFERGGKVAGARFVFYRGAGARLERALINFMLDLHTIKHGYTEIFPPYMVNSASMLGTGQLPKFAEDMFHVEGTDYYLIPTAEVPVTNLYRGEILPGEKLPIYHVAYSACFRAEAGAAGRDTRGLIRQHQFNKVELVKFTRPEDSYEELEKLTRDAEEVLQLLGLPYRVVALCAGDLGFSAAKTYDLEVWMPGTACYREISSCSNFEDFQARRADIRFRPGPKEKPRLVHTLNGSGVAVGRTVAAILENYQQEDGTVLIPPALKPYMGGLTSIQPEQD, encoded by the coding sequence TTGCTGGATATTAGAGTAGTACGCCAGGACCCGGAGGGGGTGGCCAGGGGACTGGCCCGCCGGGGCCTGGCTGCTGGCCTGGAACACTTTCTGGAACTGGATGCCAGGCGCAGGAACCTCCTGGTGGAGGTTGAGGGACTGAAAAATAGACGCAACCAGGTCTCGGCCGAGGTGGCCCGACTGAAGAAGAGCGGGCAGGACGCGACAGAGTTGATCGCCTCCATGCGCGAAGTCGGTGAGCGCATTAAAGAGCTGGATGAAAAAGTCCGGGCTGTGGAAGAAGAGCTTCGGCAGGAGATGCTGAAACTACCCAACATCCCCCATGCCTCAGTTCCCGACGGCTTAAGCGATGCCGACAACAAGCCGGTGCGTCACTGGGGTGAATTGCCACGCTTTAAATTTGAACCCCGGCCCCATTGGGAGATAGCAGAAAACCTGGGGATTGTTGATTTCGAGCGCGGCGGTAAGGTGGCCGGGGCCCGTTTTGTCTTCTATCGCGGCGCCGGGGCGCGGTTGGAGCGGGCTTTGATCAACTTCATGCTGGATCTGCATACCATCAAGCATGGTTATACAGAGATTTTCCCACCATATATGGTAAACAGCGCCAGCATGCTGGGTACCGGCCAGCTGCCCAAGTTTGCTGAGGATATGTTTCATGTCGAGGGGACGGACTATTACCTCATTCCTACGGCCGAGGTGCCCGTCACTAATCTCTACCGGGGGGAGATCCTGCCCGGTGAGAAGCTGCCTATCTACCATGTTGCCTACAGCGCCTGCTTCCGGGCCGAGGCCGGTGCCGCCGGCAGGGATACCCGCGGGCTCATCCGCCAGCACCAGTTTAACAAGGTGGAACTGGTCAAGTTCACCCGGCCCGAGGATTCCTATGAAGAACTGGAGAAGCTGACCCGGGACGCCGAGGAGGTTTTGCAGCTTCTGGGCCTGCCCTACCGGGTGGTAGCCCTCTGCGCTGGCGACCTGGGCTTTTCGGCGGCCAAGACCTACGACCTGGAGGTCTGGATGCCAGGCACCGCTTGCTACCGCGAGATTTCCTCCTGCAGCAACTTTGAAGACTTCCAGGCCCGCAGGGCTGATATCCGCTTCCGGCCCGGCCCCAAGGAAAAGCCGCGCCTGGTCCATACTTTAAACGGCTCCGGGGTGGCCGTCGGCCGGACGGTAGCCGCCATCCTGGAAAACTACCAGCAGGAGGATGGTACGGTGCTAATCCCCCCCGCTCTGAAACCGTATATGGGGGGCCTTACTTCCATCCAGCCGGAGCAGGATTAA
- a CDS encoding PTS sugar transporter subunit IIA: protein MDIRNLISEDLITLDLKARDKQTAIRELAGLLEKCGLITNEDEFLQDVLKREAMTTTGIGYGIAIPHAKSKAVKKSAVVFGRSKLGVEWESLDGQPVDMVFLIATPAEQKENEHLKVLSLLSRKLVYEEFRQRLRDSKTIQEILEILNTVVEGD from the coding sequence ATGGATATAAGAAATTTGATCAGTGAAGATTTAATTACGCTTGATTTAAAAGCTAGAGATAAACAAACAGCCATAAGAGAACTGGCTGGCCTTTTAGAGAAGTGCGGTTTAATTACTAATGAAGATGAATTTCTTCAAGACGTCTTAAAAAGGGAGGCCATGACAACTACGGGCATTGGGTATGGTATTGCCATACCCCATGCAAAATCTAAAGCAGTTAAAAAATCGGCAGTAGTCTTTGGTCGTTCTAAACTGGGGGTTGAATGGGAAAGCCTGGATGGACAACCGGTGGATATGGTTTTTCTAATTGCAACGCCAGCAGAGCAGAAAGAGAATGAGCATTTAAAGGTGTTATCGTTGCTTTCCCGCAAATTGGTCTATGAAGAATTTCGCCAGCGCCTGCGGGATTCTAAAACTATCCAAGAGATATTAGAAATATTGAATACGGTGGTAGAAGGAGATTAG
- the serA gene encoding phosphoglycerate dehydrogenase translates to MRVLALDGVDARGLAALREAGLEVTTSGKMEEEELKEAIRDCEALIVRSGTRVTAAAINAAKKLKIIARAGVGTDNIDVAAATERGIVVVNAPEGNTIAAAEHTIAMMLALARNIPQASAALKQGRWEKKKFVGVELRGKTLGIIGLGKIGREVARRARGLEMKVVAFDPYVDSEQAARLEVELVPLETLLAGADFVTVHLPLTKDTRHLLDREKLGLMKQGARVLNVARGGIIDEGALYEALKAGHLAGAALDVFEEEPLGQSPLLELENVIVTPHLGASTREAQVAVAVEVAGDVIRCLQGEPVLNAVNIPVVRGHLAEVLHPYLQLAEKLGSFLSQLMESPILTAEICFNGELAGYDLAPLTSSFLKGLLRPLLAEAVNYVNAPLVAKKRGIRIREKKSPEMEYFANLIGVQVQGRRESHRLAGTVNQAGEPRLVNLDGYSVDTIPAGHLLVIPHLDRPRIIGPVALAIGDHGVNIAAMQVGRRERGGQAVMLISVDSEVPRAALDAIRQVDGVLDVRYISL, encoded by the coding sequence ATGCGTGTTTTAGCTCTGGACGGCGTTGACGCGCGGGGCCTGGCCGCTCTCCGGGAGGCCGGGCTGGAAGTAACGACCTCCGGTAAGATGGAGGAGGAAGAATTGAAAGAGGCTATTCGCGACTGCGAAGCCCTGATCGTCCGCAGCGGCACGAGGGTGACAGCAGCAGCCATTAATGCCGCTAAAAAGTTAAAGATTATCGCCCGTGCCGGGGTCGGTACCGACAACATCGATGTAGCGGCGGCCACTGAAAGGGGTATTGTAGTGGTCAATGCCCCTGAGGGCAATACCATTGCTGCCGCTGAACACACCATAGCCATGATGCTGGCCCTGGCCCGTAATATCCCCCAGGCCAGCGCCGCCCTGAAACAGGGCCGCTGGGAAAAGAAAAAATTTGTAGGCGTGGAACTGCGGGGAAAAACCCTGGGGATAATCGGCCTGGGCAAGATTGGCCGGGAGGTGGCCCGTCGCGCCCGGGGCCTGGAAATGAAGGTGGTGGCCTTTGATCCCTATGTAGATTCGGAACAGGCGGCCCGTCTGGAAGTCGAGTTGGTGCCCCTGGAAACCCTTCTGGCCGGGGCTGATTTTGTAACCGTGCATCTGCCCCTCACCAAAGACACCCGCCACCTCCTGGACCGGGAGAAGCTGGGGCTCATGAAGCAGGGAGCGCGGGTTTTAAATGTCGCCAGGGGGGGTATTATTGACGAAGGAGCCCTCTATGAAGCCCTGAAGGCGGGCCACCTGGCGGGGGCGGCCCTGGATGTCTTTGAGGAAGAACCCCTGGGGCAGAGCCCCCTGCTGGAACTGGAAAATGTCATTGTGACCCCGCACCTGGGGGCTTCCACCCGGGAGGCCCAGGTGGCAGTGGCGGTGGAGGTGGCCGGTGACGTTATCCGTTGCCTCCAGGGTGAACCGGTGCTCAATGCCGTCAATATACCGGTGGTTCGGGGGCATCTGGCGGAGGTCCTCCACCCCTACCTGCAGCTGGCGGAGAAGCTGGGCAGTTTCCTCTCCCAGCTGATGGAGAGCCCCATCCTCACGGCAGAAATATGTTTTAACGGCGAGCTGGCCGGCTACGACCTGGCCCCCCTTACCAGTTCCTTTTTAAAGGGGCTCTTACGGCCCCTCCTGGCTGAAGCCGTCAATTACGTGAACGCCCCCCTGGTGGCCAAAAAACGGGGTATCCGTATCCGAGAGAAAAAGAGCCCGGAGATGGAGTACTTTGCCAACCTGATCGGCGTTCAGGTCCAGGGTCGGCGGGAGTCCCACCGCCTGGCCGGGACCGTTAACCAGGCTGGGGAACCCCGGTTGGTAAACCTGGACGGTTACAGCGTGGACACTATCCCGGCCGGCCATCTTCTGGTGATACCTCACCTGGACCGGCCCCGGATTATCGGCCCGGTGGCCCTGGCTATCGGTGACCACGGCGTCAATATCGCGGCGATGCAGGTGGGCCGGCGCGAGCGGGGCGGCCAGGCCGTTATGCTAATCAGCGTCGATTCCGAAGTCCCCCGGGCCGCCCTGGACGCCATTCGCCAGGTGGACGGCGTCCTGGACGTGCGTTATATCTCCCTTTAG
- the ptsP gene encoding phosphoenolpyruvate--protein phosphotransferase, whose translation MLLKGIAISPGKVIGRAHRLIEHANNYSRSFLTSEVEKEKELARLAQAFNQAKEQLASLIDKTKREIGLQEAKIFEAHLLLLSDPLLGEKIRTKIQVEGKDAVWAVSEATEEIAQEFASLEDEYFRERAVDIRDIGRRLIACLGNGLEEVSDEATNTIIVAEELTPSQTASFSRRTVAGIITEKGGPTSHTAVVARSLGIPAVSGVTNLLDLVKDGDFVFIDGNNGVIHLNPDVEEIKNLPTNGQNNWREKRCIRNALAKAITRDGHEIEVATNLRNFEEAELALAYGAEGVGLFRTEFLYMNRQEPPGEEEQFLIYRDVLLALKDKPVIVRTLDIGGDKHLPYLEQDKEDNPFLGLRGIRLCLKHKDLFKTQLKALLRASSYGNLKLMFPMVTTLEEIRQAKTLLEEAREELQVAGIETSINIPIGIMIEVPAAALMADILASEVDFFSIGTNDLTQYTLAVDRDNEKVAVLYDVYHPAVLKFIYQVVDAAHRKGKWVGLCGELGGDSLAAPLLVGLGLDEISMSPVFIPAMKERIRALSYEEGRELVRRLLELPGAKEVREVLVKTS comes from the coding sequence ATGCTTCTTAAGGGAATAGCTATTTCCCCGGGTAAGGTGATAGGACGGGCACACCGGTTAATAGAGCATGCCAACAATTACTCCAGGAGCTTTTTAACCAGTGAAGTAGAGAAGGAGAAAGAGCTTGCCAGGTTAGCACAGGCTTTCAACCAGGCTAAGGAACAACTGGCAAGCCTCATTGATAAAACTAAACGCGAGATTGGCCTCCAGGAAGCTAAAATTTTTGAAGCCCATCTTTTACTTCTTTCCGATCCGCTATTGGGGGAAAAAATAAGAACAAAAATCCAGGTGGAAGGGAAAGATGCTGTCTGGGCGGTTAGTGAAGCTACCGAAGAAATAGCTCAGGAGTTTGCCTCCCTGGAGGATGAATACTTCCGCGAAAGGGCTGTGGACATTCGCGATATAGGCCGGCGTCTAATTGCCTGTCTGGGAAATGGCTTAGAGGAAGTAAGCGACGAGGCAACCAACACCATAATTGTAGCTGAAGAATTAACGCCTTCCCAAACAGCCAGTTTTTCTCGCCGCACAGTAGCCGGGATTATTACCGAAAAGGGAGGACCTACCAGTCATACAGCAGTGGTAGCCAGGTCATTAGGTATACCTGCAGTCTCCGGAGTAACCAACTTATTAGACCTGGTTAAAGATGGTGATTTCGTTTTCATAGACGGAAATAATGGGGTAATACATTTAAACCCCGATGTAGAAGAGATCAAGAACCTGCCGACCAACGGGCAAAACAATTGGAGAGAAAAAAGGTGTATAAGGAATGCTTTAGCTAAAGCCATAACCCGTGATGGACATGAAATAGAGGTAGCAACAAATCTCCGCAACTTTGAAGAGGCGGAGTTAGCGCTGGCATATGGCGCCGAAGGCGTAGGGCTCTTCCGAACAGAATTTCTTTATATGAATCGCCAGGAGCCTCCGGGAGAAGAAGAACAATTTTTGATTTACCGGGACGTGTTACTTGCCTTAAAAGATAAACCCGTGATTGTGCGCACCCTGGACATTGGGGGCGATAAACATCTGCCTTACCTTGAGCAAGATAAAGAAGATAACCCATTTTTAGGCTTGAGGGGAATAAGGCTGTGTTTAAAACACAAAGACCTTTTTAAGACACAACTGAAAGCCTTGCTACGTGCTTCTTCTTACGGTAATCTCAAGCTCATGTTTCCCATGGTAACGACCTTGGAGGAAATCCGCCAGGCTAAAACTCTCCTGGAAGAAGCACGAGAAGAGTTGCAGGTTGCTGGTATAGAAACAAGTATAAATATTCCCATCGGTATTATGATCGAAGTGCCAGCGGCGGCTCTCATGGCCGATATTTTAGCCAGCGAAGTGGACTTTTTCAGCATAGGCACCAATGATTTAACCCAATACACATTGGCCGTAGATCGGGACAATGAAAAAGTAGCAGTTCTTTACGATGTCTACCATCCGGCAGTTTTAAAATTTATTTACCAGGTGGTGGATGCTGCTCACCGAAAGGGCAAATGGGTAGGTCTTTGTGGTGAGCTGGGCGGAGATAGCCTGGCTGCACCTCTCCTGGTAGGTCTGGGGCTGGACGAGATAAGTATGAGTCCTGTATTTATTCCCGCAATGAAGGAAAGAATACGAGCACTTTCTTATGAGGAGGGACGGGAATTGGTGCGGCGACTGCTGGAACTGCCCGGTGCTAAAGAAGTAAGAGAGGTGTTAGTAAAAACATCATAG
- a CDS encoding HPr family phosphocarrier protein produces the protein MITKELTITNETGLHARPATLFVQTAQSFKSKIGITKGNRQADAKSILAVMGLGITKDTSITIWAEGEDEKEAIEALERLVKSNFREGIEDAS, from the coding sequence ATGATTACAAAAGAACTAACCATCACCAATGAAACAGGCCTTCATGCCCGTCCGGCTACTCTTTTTGTCCAAACTGCCCAGTCATTTAAAAGTAAAATAGGCATAACAAAGGGAAATAGACAAGCCGACGCCAAAAGTATTCTGGCAGTAATGGGCCTGGGAATCACCAAAGACACTTCCATTACGATATGGGCGGAAGGGGAAGACGAGAAGGAAGCTATAGAGGCCTTAGAACGATTAGTTAAAAGCAATTTCCGGGAAGGTATTGAAGATGCTTCTTAA
- a CDS encoding PTS fructose transporter subunit IIC gives MKKIVAVTSCPTGIAHTYMAAEALQKAAKEQGVAIKVETRGSIGVENELTPADIEEAVAVIIAADAKVDEEKFQGKPIVRSSTGEAIKNAKTLIDKTLSLEGKASSRQITDFIREVEQRKSERRSQATGFYKHLMTGVSYMIPFVVAGGIIIALSFIFGIEAFKQEGTLAANLMRIGGGSAFALMVPILAGYIAFSIADRPGLAPGIIGGMLATQMGAGFLGGIVAGFLAGYVAKFLRDNIKLPAGLEGLKPVLIIPLISTLIVGLLLIYVIGTPVKVIMDGLEHWLTSMSRGNAVILGFILGAMIAFDMGGPVNKAAYTFAVGLLGSNIYEPQAAVMAAGMTPPLGLALATLLFPKKFTSEEREAGKAAAVLGISFITEGAIPFAASDPFRVIPSIVAGSAVAGVLSMAFNATLRAPHGGIFVLAIPNAVGHLGLYSLSIAIGTLVTALMVSLLKPNKEIK, from the coding sequence ATGAAAAAAATAGTTGCTGTTACTTCCTGCCCGACAGGAATAGCCCACACCTATATGGCAGCGGAAGCTTTGCAAAAGGCAGCTAAAGAACAGGGAGTGGCGATAAAAGTAGAAACCCGTGGGTCTATTGGGGTTGAAAATGAACTGACGCCAGCAGATATCGAAGAGGCCGTGGCAGTTATTATAGCTGCAGATGCTAAAGTAGATGAGGAAAAATTTCAAGGGAAGCCCATAGTTAGGTCTTCAACGGGAGAAGCTATTAAAAATGCTAAAACTTTGATAGACAAAACTTTAAGCTTGGAGGGTAAAGCGTCCTCAAGGCAAATTACTGATTTTATTCGTGAGGTCGAGCAGCGCAAAAGTGAGCGGAGGTCCCAGGCTACTGGTTTTTATAAACACTTAATGACAGGCGTATCGTATATGATACCCTTTGTGGTAGCAGGTGGAATAATCATTGCTCTTTCCTTCATATTTGGTATCGAGGCCTTTAAGCAAGAGGGTACTTTAGCCGCCAACCTTATGCGTATTGGTGGCGGTTCAGCTTTTGCCTTAATGGTGCCAATACTGGCAGGGTATATTGCATTTTCCATTGCTGATCGGCCGGGCCTGGCTCCAGGAATTATAGGAGGTATGCTGGCTACTCAAATGGGGGCAGGTTTTCTGGGAGGAATTGTTGCTGGATTTCTGGCTGGTTATGTGGCCAAATTTTTACGAGATAATATTAAGCTCCCTGCGGGTCTGGAAGGATTAAAACCGGTATTAATAATTCCACTAATTTCTACTTTAATAGTGGGTTTGTTGTTAATCTACGTTATAGGAACTCCCGTAAAAGTTATAATGGATGGTCTTGAACATTGGTTGACGTCAATGAGCAGAGGCAATGCTGTTATTTTAGGCTTTATTCTAGGTGCTATGATAGCCTTCGATATGGGAGGACCGGTAAACAAAGCGGCTTATACCTTTGCGGTTGGGTTGCTTGGTAGCAATATTTATGAGCCCCAGGCTGCGGTTATGGCTGCCGGCATGACGCCTCCTTTAGGTTTAGCTCTAGCTACTTTGCTGTTCCCTAAAAAGTTTACTAGCGAAGAAAGAGAGGCTGGTAAGGCAGCAGCAGTTTTAGGGATTTCTTTTATTACCGAAGGCGCTATTCCCTTTGCTGCATCTGATCCTTTCAGGGTGATTCCATCTATTGTGGCAGGTTCAGCCGTAGCTGGTGTTCTCTCCATGGCTTTTAATGCAACCCTGAGGGCGCCACATGGAGGCATTTTCGTCCTTGCCATCCCTAATGCAGTAGGGCACTTAGGATTATATAGCCTGTCTATTGCCATTGGTACCCTCGTCACGGCTTTAATGGTGTCACTTTTGAAACCCAACAAAGAAATAAAATAA
- a CDS encoding class I SAM-dependent methyltransferase: protein MILVRKSVDRELTEIIKKRYNRTALFYDWMDRMIPAGLRRRVWQEARGRVLEVGVGTGANFPFYPSGCRVTAIDFSPGMLARARQKLHLARVPVDLREMDVQHLEFDAATFDTVVATCVFCTVPDPVRGLQEVCRVCRPEGKIVLLEHVRSEHWLLGPLMDALNPLVLYLIGSNINRRTVINVRKAGIIIEREENLAGKIVKLIVGRPGKA from the coding sequence ATGATTTTGGTGAGGAAATCAGTGGACAGGGAACTGACGGAAATAATCAAGAAGCGCTATAACCGCACGGCCCTCTTTTACGATTGGATGGACCGGATGATCCCTGCTGGTTTACGCCGGCGGGTGTGGCAGGAGGCCCGGGGCCGGGTACTTGAGGTCGGCGTGGGTACGGGGGCCAACTTTCCTTTCTACCCCTCTGGCTGCCGGGTGACGGCTATTGATTTTAGTCCGGGAATGCTGGCCAGGGCCCGGCAGAAGTTACATCTGGCCCGGGTGCCGGTGGATTTACGCGAAATGGACGTCCAGCACCTGGAATTTGATGCCGCCACCTTTGATACAGTAGTAGCCACCTGTGTTTTTTGCACCGTACCCGACCCCGTCCGGGGATTGCAGGAAGTTTGCCGCGTCTGCCGGCCGGAGGGGAAGATCGTCCTCCTGGAGCACGTCCGTAGTGAGCACTGGCTCCTGGGCCCCCTTATGGACGCCCTCAATCCCCTGGTCCTGTATCTTATCGGGTCCAACATCAACCGGCGGACGGTGATCAACGTGAGGAAGGCCGGTATCATAATTGAGCGAGAGGAGAATCTGGCAGGGAAAATAGTCAAGTTAATCGTCGGCCGTCCCGGGAAAGCCTGA